The following proteins are encoded in a genomic region of Natrinema sp. DC36:
- a CDS encoding proteasome assembly chaperone family protein — MDELEIDVVAEVELDDPVLVEGLPGVGHVGTLAVEHLLEELEGESTLVRRIYSREFPPQVSVEDGVSELTCAELHAVDVPDGRDLLLLTGDHQAQSNEGHYTLTDAFLDIAEEFGATEVYALGGVPTGELIDEYAVVGAVSDESLLEALEDAGVEFREDEPAGGIVGVSGLLLGLGERRGFEATCLMGETSGYLVDPKSARAVLEVLEDVLGFDLEYESLDERADEMEEVIGKIQEMEQQQQMDVPTDDDLRYIG, encoded by the coding sequence ATGGACGAACTCGAGATCGATGTCGTCGCCGAGGTCGAACTGGACGACCCCGTTCTCGTCGAGGGGTTGCCAGGAGTGGGACACGTCGGTACCCTCGCCGTCGAGCACTTGCTCGAGGAACTCGAGGGCGAGAGCACGCTCGTCCGACGGATCTATTCTCGGGAGTTCCCGCCGCAAGTGAGCGTCGAGGACGGCGTTTCGGAACTGACCTGTGCGGAGCTCCACGCCGTCGACGTTCCCGACGGCCGCGATCTGCTCCTGTTGACCGGGGATCATCAGGCCCAGAGTAACGAGGGCCACTACACGCTCACGGACGCCTTCCTCGACATCGCCGAAGAGTTCGGCGCGACCGAGGTGTACGCGCTCGGCGGCGTTCCGACCGGCGAACTCATCGACGAGTACGCCGTCGTCGGTGCCGTCAGCGACGAATCGCTGCTCGAGGCGCTCGAGGACGCGGGCGTCGAGTTCCGCGAAGACGAACCCGCCGGCGGCATCGTCGGCGTCTCCGGTCTCCTGCTCGGGTTGGGTGAACGGCGCGGCTTCGAGGCGACCTGCTTGATGGGCGAAACCAGCGGTTATCTGGTCGATCCCAAGAGCGCGCGAGCGGTGCTCGAGGTGCTCGAGGACGTGCTCGGTTTCGACCTCGAGTACGAGTCTCTGGACGAACGAGCCGACGAGATGGAGGAGGTTATCGGCAAGATCCAGGAGATGGAACAGCAACAGCAGATGGACGTGCCGACGGACGACGATCTCCGATACATCGGCTAA
- a CDS encoding RNA-protein complex protein Nop10 — MKSDIRVCSAWHEAHDRPVYTLSESCPDCGAETVNSAPAPFDPTDPHGEYRRALKRRNR, encoded by the coding sequence ATGAAATCCGATATCCGGGTGTGTTCCGCGTGGCACGAGGCCCACGACCGCCCGGTGTATACCCTTTCTGAGAGCTGCCCCGACTGCGGTGCCGAGACGGTAAACAGCGCGCCAGCGCCGTTCGACCCGACTGACCCCCACGGCGAGTACCGACGCGCTCTTAAACGTCGCAACCGCTGA
- a CDS encoding translation initiation factor IF-2 subunit alpha: MKYSGWPDPGELVVGKIDEIEDFGVFVDLEEYEDKRGLIHISEVASGWIKNTRDHVREGQIAVCKVLDVDKSSQQIDLSLKDVNDHQRSDKIQEWKNEQKADNWMELAFGEEIDDEDYTAIANELIAIHGGLYEGFKQAAIHGEEALEDTDLDDDEIESIVETARENVSVPYVNVTGYVDLANPTDTGVDGIREALEAAEGNGEIPEEVDLEVSYVGAPEYRIKVKAPNYKTAESHLEESAQRAVTAIEGHGGTGQYHRERRTDDE; this comes from the coding sequence ATGAAGTACAGCGGCTGGCCCGATCCCGGCGAACTCGTCGTCGGCAAGATCGACGAAATCGAGGACTTCGGCGTCTTCGTCGATCTCGAGGAGTACGAGGACAAGCGGGGACTGATCCATATCTCCGAGGTCGCGAGCGGCTGGATCAAAAACACCCGCGATCACGTCCGCGAGGGTCAGATCGCCGTCTGCAAGGTTCTCGACGTCGACAAGAGCTCCCAGCAGATCGATCTCTCGCTGAAAGACGTCAACGATCACCAGCGCTCGGATAAGATCCAGGAGTGGAAAAACGAGCAGAAGGCCGACAACTGGATGGAACTGGCCTTCGGCGAAGAGATCGACGACGAGGACTACACCGCGATCGCCAACGAACTGATCGCCATCCACGGGGGGCTCTACGAGGGCTTCAAGCAGGCCGCGATCCACGGCGAGGAGGCGCTCGAGGACACCGACCTCGACGACGACGAGATCGAATCGATCGTCGAGACGGCCCGCGAGAACGTCTCGGTGCCGTACGTCAACGTCACCGGCTACGTCGACCTCGCGAACCCCACCGACACCGGCGTCGACGGGATTCGCGAGGCCCTCGAAGCGGCCGAAGGCAACGGCGAGATCCCCGAAGAGGTCGATCTCGAGGTGAGCTACGTCGGCGCACCCGAGTACCGAATCAAAGTGAAGGCGCCGAACTACAAGACCGCCGAATCGCACCTCGAAGAGAGCGCACAGCGAGCGGTCACCGCGATCGAAGGCCACGGTGGCACCGGGCAGTACCACCGCGAGCGCCGAACCGACGACGAATAA
- a CDS encoding 30S ribosomal protein S27e has protein sequence MAGNFYSVRCNDCENEQTVFGKASSEVACAVCGTTLVRPTGGKAEIEHEILETVESR, from the coding sequence ATGGCAGGAAATTTCTACAGCGTTCGATGCAATGACTGCGAGAACGAACAGACCGTCTTCGGCAAGGCCTCCTCGGAGGTCGCCTGTGCCGTCTGTGGCACGACGCTCGTGCGACCGACCGGCGGCAAAGCCGAGATCGAACACGAGATCCTCGAAACAGTCGAGTCACGATGA
- a CDS encoding 50S ribosomal protein L44e, translating into MQMPRRFNTYCPHCNEHHEHEVEKSRTGRSSGMKWDARRTRRNSSSIGNSGRFSKVPGGEKPTKKTDLKYRCSECGKAHLREGWRAGRLEFQE; encoded by the coding sequence ATGCAGATGCCACGCCGATTCAATACGTACTGTCCGCACTGCAACGAACACCACGAACACGAAGTCGAAAAGTCCCGAACGGGCCGCTCGAGCGGCATGAAGTGGGACGCTCGCCGTACCCGACGTAACAGTTCCTCGATCGGGAACTCCGGCCGTTTCTCGAAGGTACCCGGTGGCGAGAAGCCGACCAAGAAGACCGACCTCAAATACCGATGCAGCGAGTGCGGCAAGGCCCACCTCCGCGAGGGATGGCGCGCCGGCCGACTCGAGTTCCAGGAGTGA
- a CDS encoding HAH_0734 family protein — protein sequence MKQLIIHGDPGIRNGAIVRYRGEDGGGESEVVCFGINRNGEYHGPDRVQLWCTVGAEDEYEDYEKRNFTPHFLDVDRVDAEDVEVVRAKSDLAI from the coding sequence ATGAAGCAGCTCATCATCCACGGGGATCCCGGAATTCGAAACGGGGCCATCGTTCGATACCGGGGAGAGGACGGGGGCGGGGAATCGGAGGTCGTCTGTTTCGGTATCAATCGAAACGGCGAGTATCACGGACCCGATCGGGTCCAGCTCTGGTGTACCGTCGGTGCCGAAGACGAGTACGAAGATTACGAGAAACGGAACTTCACGCCGCACTTCCTCGACGTCGACCGCGTCGACGCCGAGGACGTCGAGGTCGTCCGGGCAAAGAGCGATCTCGCGATCTAA
- a CDS encoding GtrA family protein — MSDSLSEAVRMRIRALWSTTRFGQFVGVGTVGATVDNVVLVLLVEATVLGPVAAKVLSWELGIVVIFAINERWTFSGYGKVGLRPLGRRFLRSNLVRLGGFLVTLAILAVLVLQFDVWYVAANVVGIGVGFFVNYTCESLYTWQVHQE, encoded by the coding sequence ATGAGTGATTCCCTGTCAGAGGCCGTCCGGATGCGGATTCGTGCGCTCTGGTCGACGACGCGGTTCGGCCAGTTCGTCGGCGTCGGTACCGTCGGTGCGACCGTCGATAACGTGGTCCTCGTGTTGCTGGTCGAGGCGACGGTTCTCGGCCCGGTCGCCGCGAAGGTGCTTTCCTGGGAGCTCGGAATCGTGGTCATCTTCGCGATCAACGAACGGTGGACGTTTTCGGGGTACGGAAAGGTCGGACTCCGACCGTTGGGTCGACGATTTCTCCGCTCGAATCTGGTTCGGTTAGGCGGATTTCTGGTGACGCTCGCGATACTAGCAGTGCTGGTCCTCCAATTCGACGTCTGGTACGTGGCGGCGAACGTGGTCGGAATCGGCGTCGGCTTCTTCGTCAACTACACCTGTGAGAGCCTCTACACGTGGCAGGTCCATCAGGAGTAG
- a CDS encoding ABC transporter ATP-binding protein — protein sequence MTAADDEPLIRAEGLEKRYTTADGVLDRLLGRHETVRAVDGVDLEIRAGETLGLVGESGCGKTTLGRALARLLEPTAGSVTYRDTELTECSRSELRALRSEIQYVFQDPLASLNPQLTVADIVGEALTVHDIVPPDQRDERVRELLETVGLQAGHASRYPHEFSGGQRQRIGIARALAVEPEFVVCDEPVSSLDVSVQAGILNLLSDLQEEFGLSYLLITHDLSVVEHIADRVAVMYLGELVETGTTAEVFDAPSHPYTEALLSAIPEPDPCWAGDRIVLEGAVPSPTDPPSGCRFHTRCPRVIPPAEYDLETDSFRSIMALRTQLAEADADAELEALLPRPDASRDVTAAIRDANGISHQLSDPDAEDALADALEAAADGDLEAARDRLASDFETPCETTEPALEAGTADHPIACHRFDDRLEGDPEPIAGTKRRTQGADR from the coding sequence GTGACGGCAGCCGACGACGAGCCACTGATTCGCGCCGAGGGGCTCGAGAAACGCTACACGACGGCCGACGGCGTTCTCGATCGACTGCTCGGCCGGCACGAGACGGTTCGGGCGGTCGACGGCGTCGACCTCGAGATCCGCGCAGGCGAAACCCTCGGGCTGGTCGGCGAGAGCGGCTGCGGCAAGACGACGCTCGGCCGGGCGCTCGCCCGGCTGCTCGAGCCCACCGCGGGCTCGGTCACTTACCGCGACACCGAACTGACCGAGTGCTCCCGGTCCGAACTTCGGGCGCTGCGATCCGAGATTCAGTACGTCTTCCAGGATCCCCTCGCCAGCCTCAACCCGCAGCTGACCGTCGCCGACATCGTCGGCGAAGCGCTCACGGTTCACGACATTGTCCCGCCGGATCAACGCGACGAGCGCGTTCGGGAGCTGCTCGAGACCGTCGGACTGCAGGCCGGCCACGCGAGCCGGTATCCCCACGAGTTCTCGGGCGGCCAGCGCCAGCGGATCGGCATCGCCCGCGCGCTCGCGGTCGAACCCGAGTTCGTCGTCTGCGACGAGCCGGTCTCCTCGCTCGACGTCTCCGTGCAGGCCGGGATCCTCAATTTGCTCTCCGACCTCCAGGAGGAGTTCGGGCTCTCGTACCTGCTCATCACCCACGACCTCTCGGTGGTCGAGCACATCGCCGACCGGGTGGCCGTGATGTACCTCGGGGAACTCGTCGAAACCGGGACGACCGCCGAGGTCTTCGACGCACCCTCTCATCCCTACACCGAAGCGCTGCTGTCGGCGATTCCCGAACCCGATCCCTGCTGGGCGGGCGATCGGATCGTCCTCGAGGGGGCAGTTCCCTCCCCCACCGATCCCCCATCTGGTTGTCGATTTCACACGCGCTGTCCGCGGGTCATCCCGCCCGCCGAGTACGACCTCGAGACGGACTCGTTCCGCTCGATCATGGCGCTCCGAACGCAACTCGCCGAGGCGGACGCCGACGCGGAACTCGAGGCACTCCTTCCGCGCCCCGACGCCAGCCGGGATGTCACTGCGGCGATCCGGGACGCCAACGGGATCTCCCACCAGCTCTCCGATCCGGACGCGGAGGACGCTCTCGCGGACGCGCTCGAGGCCGCCGCTGACGGCGATCTCGAGGCCGCACGGGATCGGCTCGCGTCGGACTTCGAGACACCCTGCGAGACGACCGAACCGGCGCTCGAAGCAGGGACGGCCGACCATCCGATCGCCTGCCACCGGTTCGACGATCGACTCGAGGGCGACCCCGAACCGATCGCCGGAACGAAACGCCGTACGCAAGGGGCCGACCGATGA
- a CDS encoding ABC transporter ATP-binding protein, with amino-acid sequence MALLEVEDLVVQFYTENGVVRAVDGISYEIRAGETLGLVGESGAGKSVASLALLRLIESPGEIVGGEIRFRGRDVLELSADEMRGLRGDEIAMVFQDAGAALNPVYTVGEQVSEAIRAHEAVTDETARDRAIALLERVGIPDPAARYSDYPHEFSGGMRQRAVIAMALSCDPALLICDEPTTDLDVTVQAGILELLADLAQETETAIQLVTHDLGVVAEICDRVLVQYAGEIVERAPVEELYYDPKHPYTVGLLASIPRLGDDRERLATVPGTTPDLVDPPTGCRFHPRCPYAEAVCAGHRPPLVETASVAPDDGDPETHVAACLEYTGDLEDGLDYEVQVRDGANDDCHERTTSGESR; translated from the coding sequence ATGGCGCTGCTCGAGGTCGAGGATCTCGTCGTCCAGTTCTATACCGAAAACGGCGTCGTCCGGGCGGTCGACGGCATCAGTTACGAAATCCGCGCGGGCGAGACGCTCGGACTCGTCGGCGAGAGCGGGGCCGGCAAGAGCGTCGCCAGCCTCGCGTTACTCCGCCTGATCGAATCCCCCGGCGAGATCGTCGGCGGCGAGATCCGCTTTCGCGGACGGGACGTCCTCGAGCTGTCGGCCGACGAGATGCGAGGGCTCAGAGGCGACGAGATCGCGATGGTCTTCCAGGACGCGGGCGCGGCGCTCAACCCCGTCTACACCGTCGGCGAACAGGTATCGGAGGCGATTCGCGCACACGAGGCCGTCACCGACGAGACGGCTCGCGACCGTGCGATCGCGCTCCTCGAGCGGGTCGGGATCCCGGACCCGGCCGCCCGGTATTCGGACTACCCTCACGAGTTCTCCGGCGGGATGCGACAGCGAGCCGTCATCGCGATGGCGCTGTCCTGCGATCCAGCCCTGCTCATCTGCGACGAGCCGACGACCGACCTCGACGTCACGGTCCAGGCCGGCATCCTCGAGTTACTCGCGGACCTCGCCCAGGAGACCGAGACGGCGATCCAGCTGGTCACCCACGATCTCGGCGTCGTCGCCGAAATCTGCGACCGGGTGCTGGTACAGTACGCGGGAGAGATCGTCGAACGCGCCCCGGTTGAGGAGCTATACTACGACCCGAAACACCCCTACACCGTCGGATTGCTAGCCTCGATCCCTCGGCTGGGCGACGACCGCGAGCGCCTCGCGACCGTCCCCGGAACGACGCCCGATCTCGTCGACCCGCCGACCGGCTGCCGGTTCCATCCGCGCTGTCCGTACGCGGAGGCCGTCTGTGCCGGACATCGCCCACCGCTCGTCGAGACGGCGTCCGTAGCCCCGGACGACGGCGACCCCGAAACCCACGTCGCCGCCTGTCTCGAGTACACCGGCGACCTCGAGGACGGACTGGACTACGAGGTGCAGGTGCGGGACGGAGCGAACGACGACTGTCACGAGCGAACGACGTCAGGTGAGTCTCGGTGA
- a CDS encoding ABC transporter permease — translation MSDRHPTTQRGRIRIVGFDDAVADQQAGDRETDDTDDATATGPIASSTTPAETATETETELDRPRRRLEDAWRRFRRNRTAMAGLGVIVVMAMLAVFARPIEVSTSAVTITLQPFSIAPYDPSAMFVGPANAPPSRAHPFGTDWAGRDQLSRVLVGGRYTLGIGLVAVTLALCVGVPLGAIAGYFGGWIDEAIMRLVDVLYAFPFLVLAIAIVPILEPIPILGGGFWTVVLALAITGWIGYARLLRGEVLSVREREYVTAARALGVPDRTVIRRHVVPNAVAPVVVQATLNVGTVVLTAAALGFLGLGLEPGSAEWGAMLSQGRSSLVQGHWHITVFPGLAIFLFVLAINLVGDGINDALDPRRDASDERRRLR, via the coding sequence ATGAGCGACCGACACCCCACCACCCAGCGCGGTCGGATTCGCATCGTCGGCTTCGACGACGCCGTCGCGGACCAGCAGGCGGGTGATCGGGAAACCGACGATACCGACGATGCAACAGCAACGGGACCCATCGCCAGTTCGACGACGCCCGCGGAGACCGCAACAGAGACAGAGACAGAACTCGATCGGCCGAGACGTCGTCTCGAGGACGCGTGGCGTCGGTTCCGGCGGAACCGAACGGCGATGGCCGGACTGGGCGTGATCGTCGTAATGGCGATGCTGGCCGTCTTCGCCCGACCGATCGAGGTGTCGACGTCGGCGGTCACGATCACGCTCCAGCCGTTTTCGATAGCACCGTACGATCCGTCCGCGATGTTCGTCGGCCCGGCGAACGCGCCGCCTTCTCGAGCACATCCGTTCGGGACGGACTGGGCGGGCCGCGACCAGCTCTCGCGGGTCCTCGTCGGCGGTCGGTACACGCTGGGGATCGGGCTCGTCGCCGTCACGCTGGCGCTTTGCGTCGGCGTCCCCCTCGGCGCGATCGCAGGCTATTTCGGCGGCTGGATCGACGAGGCGATCATGCGGCTCGTCGACGTACTGTACGCCTTCCCGTTTCTGGTGCTGGCGATCGCGATCGTCCCGATCCTCGAGCCGATACCGATCCTGGGCGGCGGCTTCTGGACGGTCGTGCTGGCCCTCGCTATCACCGGCTGGATCGGCTACGCTCGGCTGTTACGCGGCGAAGTCCTCTCGGTCCGGGAGCGCGAGTACGTTACGGCCGCGAGAGCGCTCGGCGTGCCCGACCGGACGGTCATCCGCAGACACGTCGTCCCGAACGCCGTCGCCCCAGTCGTCGTCCAGGCGACGCTCAACGTCGGCACGGTCGTCCTCACCGCGGCGGCGCTCGGCTTCCTCGGACTCGGCCTCGAGCCCGGAAGCGCCGAGTGGGGCGCGATGCTCTCGCAGGGCCGGAGTTCGCTCGTGCAGGGCCACTGGCACATCACCGTCTTCCCCGGGCTCGCGATTTTCCTGTTCGTGCTGGCGATCAACCTCGTCGGTGACGGGATCAACGACGCGCTCGATCCCCGCCGGGACGCGAGCGACGAACGGAGGCGGCTGCGCTGA